The Hymenobacter baengnokdamensis genome includes a region encoding these proteins:
- a CDS encoding DUF92 domain-containing protein — translation MIIRLGFVLLLVSLGMVYSVRARKLTVVASLVGGGVGLLIYLGTGFTGLALLGLFFGLGTAASAWKVADKRRLGLAEANKGRRTAGQVLANAGVAGLLGLLSWQYPALAPLGGLLLAGSFAAATADTLASELGNVYGHRFYNILTFRPDKRGLDGVISLEGTLLGLAGSAVLAVAYCLGVGWGPALWWLPLAGTVGNLSDSLLGATLERRQYLGNNAVNFLNTAIGALAAGVLWWLGR, via the coding sequence ATGATAATTCGCCTCGGTTTTGTGCTCTTATTAGTGAGCCTGGGAATGGTATATAGTGTGCGCGCCCGTAAGCTGACGGTAGTGGCGAGTTTAGTTGGCGGTGGGGTGGGCCTGCTTATTTACCTGGGAACGGGCTTTACCGGCCTGGCGCTGCTGGGGCTGTTTTTCGGGCTTGGTACGGCCGCTTCGGCCTGGAAAGTGGCCGACAAGCGCCGCCTGGGCCTGGCCGAGGCCAATAAAGGCCGCCGCACGGCGGGCCAGGTGCTAGCCAATGCCGGCGTGGCCGGACTGCTGGGGCTGCTAAGCTGGCAGTATCCGGCGCTGGCCCCGCTGGGCGGCCTGCTGCTGGCCGGCAGCTTTGCCGCCGCCACCGCCGATACGCTGGCGTCGGAGCTGGGCAACGTGTATGGCCACCGCTTCTATAATATCCTCACCTTCAGGCCCGATAAGCGCGGCCTCGATGGAGTTATTAGCCTGGAAGGCACGCTGCTGGGGCTGGCCGGTAGTGCGGTACTGGCCGTGGCCTACTGCCTGGGCGTTGGCTGGGGGCCCGCCCTGTGGTGGCTGCCGCTGGCCGGCACCGTCGGCAACCTCAGCGACTCGCTGCTGGGGGCTACCCTCGAGCGCCGCCAGTATCTGGGTAATAACGCCGTCAATTTTCTCAATACGGCCATTGGGGCGCTGGCTGCCGGGGTGCTGTGGTGGCTGGGAAGGTAA
- a CDS encoding MGH1-like glycoside hydrolase domain-containing protein, which translates to MLSLLLLPASLTRLSAQAPQPARAAGSWAQLSRDAGRVGKPAWRPMLRYVAALHQKATHPAAWPFDYEWEDLGPGYVYGNAFGHWDVVHEALDVLPSYPEHALHQLLNDTKNQEPNGLVPGSIYMPGGLSGRDSVRWNKDTQGHPPLWPLAVQEYVHVTRDSAVVKRFYTPLVRQLTWFENNRKVESGGFFYNDILLKKWESGVDEGIRFDEVAPGALACVDATSHVYALYTIAAQWARQLGLDAAYYEKRAAELRAFIQTSLYVPADGMFYDSWAVKNPALRNLPFESMWPLVTGAATQAQADRYIDTYLLNKEVFLTEHPIATVGRRDPKFELRMWRGPAWNSMAYWAARGCLRYGRRAAARLILEKALDDSARQFERTGTIWEFYNPLGGKPEDVKRKPTSKYNQPCRDYLGHNPVIEMARLYDSLK; encoded by the coding sequence CAGCCGCGATGCGGGCCGGGTGGGCAAGCCGGCCTGGCGACCCATGCTGCGCTACGTAGCGGCGCTGCACCAAAAAGCTACCCACCCCGCCGCCTGGCCCTTCGACTACGAGTGGGAAGACCTGGGGCCCGGCTACGTCTACGGCAATGCGTTTGGGCATTGGGACGTGGTGCACGAGGCGCTCGATGTGCTGCCCTCTTACCCCGAGCACGCGCTGCACCAGCTGCTGAATGATACTAAAAACCAGGAGCCCAATGGGCTGGTGCCCGGCTCTATCTACATGCCCGGCGGGCTGTCGGGGCGCGACTCGGTGCGCTGGAACAAGGATACCCAGGGCCACCCGCCGCTCTGGCCGCTGGCCGTGCAGGAGTACGTGCACGTCACCCGCGACAGCGCCGTAGTTAAGCGCTTCTATACCCCGCTGGTGCGCCAGCTCACCTGGTTTGAGAATAACCGCAAGGTCGAAAGCGGCGGCTTTTTCTACAACGATATTCTGCTGAAAAAATGGGAAAGCGGCGTCGACGAAGGCATCCGGTTCGATGAGGTGGCCCCCGGGGCTCTGGCCTGCGTCGACGCCACCAGCCACGTGTATGCGCTTTACACCATAGCCGCCCAGTGGGCCCGGCAGCTGGGCCTCGATGCGGCTTATTATGAAAAGCGGGCCGCCGAGCTGCGGGCCTTTATTCAAACGAGCCTGTATGTGCCGGCCGATGGCATGTTTTACGACAGCTGGGCCGTGAAAAATCCGGCGCTGCGCAACCTGCCCTTCGAAAGCATGTGGCCCCTGGTAACCGGGGCCGCCACCCAGGCGCAGGCCGACCGCTACATCGATACCTACCTGCTCAATAAAGAGGTCTTTCTTACCGAGCACCCCATTGCCACAGTAGGGCGGCGCGACCCAAAGTTTGAGCTGCGCATGTGGCGTGGGCCGGCCTGGAACAGCATGGCCTACTGGGCCGCCAGGGGCTGCCTGCGCTACGGCCGCCGCGCGGCGGCCCGGCTTATTCTGGAAAAAGCGCTCGATGATTCGGCCCGGCAGTTTGAGCGCACCGGCACCATCTGGGAGTTTTATAACCCGCTGGGCGGCAAGCCCGAAGACGTAAAAAGAAAGCCGACTTCCAAGTACAATCAGCCCTGCCGCGATTACCTGGGGCATAACCCGGTCATCGAAATGGCCCGGCTCTACGATTCGCTAAAGTAG
- a CDS encoding M48 family metallopeptidase: protein MPHLQIDDLLVEVVYKRVRYLRLTVRRPDGRIQVGAPPRTTEAAIRSMVLQKQAWIRKHQAAFRAQEVPPALQYVSGETHFYQGQPYRLCVVERPGRAQVALAGTELHLLVPAGTTALQRRQVVAGWHRAQLQALIPPLLAKWEPVVGAQAAAWGIKQMKTRWGTCSIRARRIWLSLELSKWPLPCLEYVVVHELVHLHERLHNARFWELVNQAMPTWQAAHQALKQGRPDAGPRPEPVRTA, encoded by the coding sequence ATGCCTCACCTTCAAATTGATGACCTGCTGGTGGAGGTTGTCTACAAGCGGGTTCGCTACCTGCGCCTGACGGTGCGGCGGCCCGACGGGCGTATCCAGGTTGGGGCACCGCCGCGCACTACGGAGGCTGCCATCCGCAGCATGGTGCTACAGAAGCAAGCCTGGATTCGCAAGCACCAGGCGGCTTTTCGGGCGCAGGAAGTGCCGCCCGCGCTGCAATACGTCTCGGGCGAAACGCACTTTTACCAGGGGCAGCCGTATCGGCTCTGCGTGGTGGAGCGGCCCGGCCGGGCGCAGGTAGCGCTGGCCGGCACCGAGCTGCACCTGCTGGTTCCGGCCGGTACTACCGCCTTGCAGCGGCGGCAAGTAGTGGCCGGCTGGCACCGGGCGCAGCTCCAGGCGCTTATTCCGCCGCTGCTGGCCAAGTGGGAGCCGGTGGTAGGAGCCCAGGCCGCGGCCTGGGGCATCAAGCAGATGAAAACCCGCTGGGGCACGTGCAGCATCCGCGCCCGGCGCATCTGGCTTAGCCTGGAGCTGAGCAAATGGCCCCTGCCCTGCCTGGAGTACGTGGTAGTACACGAGCTGGTGCACCTACACGAGCGCCTGCACAATGCCCGATTCTGGGAATTGGTAAACCAGGCTATGCCTACGTGGCAGGCAGCCCACCAGGCCCTGAAGCAGGGCCGGCCCGACGCCGGGCCCCGGCCAGAACCCGTACGTACAGCGTGA